A genomic window from Anoplolepis gracilipes chromosome 6, ASM4749672v1, whole genome shotgun sequence includes:
- the Unc-115a gene encoding actin-binding LIM protein 1 isoform X7 codes for MKSKTSESLIASESKAGIKRDGADEHKQKQLKKGKTFCQSCKKKCSGEVLRVQDKYFHIGCFKCAQCNASLALGGFFTREGSYYCTKDYRERWGTRCAGCGEYVEGDVVTAGEKHAFHPNCFHCQRCRQPLLGQGTKVSLVQGQALCHRCVGIPVREASTPLGNSTSTKSGGHADPGACAGCGNQLREGQALVALDRQWHVWCFKCHSCDTVLHGEYMGKDGVPYCEKDYQKQFGVKCAYCNRYISGKVLQAGDNHHFHPTCARCTKCGDPFGDGEEMYLQGAAIWHPRCGPGPTTGPNGIVNGHDAHTPQHRESERISSSASEMQYYPARTGSPGLILREYGRPVEDVSRIYTYSYLTETPSQGYLRRPIQPYDKPPTSPHFHRPSSSRSIRSSGGRSSRSGMRALVDALSDTRPKSPASQVDNEEPIELAHYPDAMKPPPGAQPPIERDDFPAPPYPYTDPERRRRWSDTYKGVPASDDEDDVVDNKTTTYIKEAEQKLKKEQDELSKIDTGIAKVFLQDREKDRENLRHRAANVDPRNASRTPSAAREPSYRLRYESPVGASPSRNIDHARPWEDDDGFSYRSSGPSYNVVSSLRHIPKPGYGLAPRSHTFSSTGGSVSALPGDYSFSGMGDKTHSTDFSSGKSDISTGSITDVDRRALNDGGIIPSSTTYTGGLGSVVGGHGGHHVRRSLPDMGAAPTEPPKLYPYHLLVITNYRLPADVDRCNLERHLSDAEFEVILQCSRAEFYRMPQWRRNEIKRRVRLF; via the exons GTAAAACGTTTTGCCAGTCCTGTAAGAAGAAGTGCAGCGGGGAGGTGCTGCGTGTGCAAGACAAATACTTTCACATAGGATGCTTCAAGTGCGCTCAATGCAATGCCAGTTTGGCACTGGGTGGATTTTTCACTCGCGAGGGTTCCTATTACTGCACCAAG gATTATCGGGAACGCTGGGGTACACGATGTGCTGGTTGCGGGGAATATGTAGAGGGTGACGTGGTGACAGCCGGCGAGAAGCACGCTTTTCATCCGAATTGTTTCCATTGTCAGAGATGTCGGCAACCGCTACTTGGACAAGGAACAAAAGTATCTCTTGTTCAAG GTCAAGCTTTGTGTCATCGATGTGTTGGTATCCCAGTTCGCGAGGCCTCCACACCGCTTGGTAATAGCACCAGTACTAAAAGTGGCGGACACGCCGACCCTGGGGCCTGCGCTGGTTGCGGAAACCAATTGAGGGAAGGTCAGGCATTGGTCGCGCTCGATCGTCAATGGCACGTTTGGTGTTTCAAGTGTCATAGCTGCGACACTGTACTCCATGGAGAATACATGGGAAA AGATGGGGTGCCTTACTGCGAGAAAGATTATCAGAAGCAGTTTGGGGTAAAGTGCGCCTACTGCAACCGTTATATCAGTGGCAAGGTTTTACAGGCTGGCGACAACCATCATTTCCATCCGACTTGCGCGCGCTGTACAAAATGTGGCGATCCGTTCGGTGACGGGGAGGAAATGTACCTGCAGGGTGCCGCTATATGGCACCCACGCTGTGGTCCAGGACCTACCACCGGACCTAATGGTATCGTGAATGGACATGATGCTCATACTCCGCAACATCGGGAATCAGAACGGATCTCCAGCAGCGCTTCGGAGATGCAG TATTATCCTGCGCGAACTGGAAGTCCCGGTCTGATCTTGAGGGAATACGGACGACCGGTAGAAGATGTATCTAGGATTTACACTTACTCGTATTTAACTGAAACGCCCAGTCAAGGATATCTGAGACGCCCGATACAGCCATACGATAAACCCCCAACTAGCCCGCATTTTCATAGACCTAGct CATCTCGTTCGATAAGAAGTAGCGGTGGGCGCAGCAGCAGATCAGGAATGAGAGCCTTGGTCGACGCATTGAGCGACACTAGACCTAAGTCGCCAGCAAGTCAGGTGGATAACGAGGAGCCGATAGAATTAGCTCATTACCCGGATGCTATGAAGCCACCTCCAGGTGCTCAACCGCCAATCGAAAGAGACGATTTTCCTGCTCCGCCGTATCCTTATACTGATCCTGAGAGACGTAGACGATGGTCCGATACATATAAG GGAGTACCTGCCTCTGATGATGAGGATGACGTCGTGGATAATAAAACAACAACGTATATCAAAGAGGCGGAGCAAAAACTGAAAAAGGAGCAGGATGAGCTGAGCAAGATCGATACGGGAATAGCTAAAGTATTCTTGCAAGATCGCGAAAAAGATCGAGAAAATTTGAGACACAGAGCTGCGAACGTTGATCCTAGAAATGCCTCAAGGACACCATCTGCCGCCAGAGAACCATCCTATCGATTGCGTTACGAGAGTCCTGTGGGTGCAt CACCTTCGCGAAATATCGACCATGCACGGCCTTGGGAGGATGACGATGGCTTCAGTTATAGATCCAGTGGTCCTAGCTACAACG TTGTGAGCTCCCTTCGGCACATCCCGAAGCCGGGGTACGGTCTGGCACCGCGAAGTCACACCTTCTCCTCGACCGGCGGTTCCGTGTCTGCTCTCCCT GGCGACTATTCGTTCAGCGGGATGGGCGACAAGACTCACAGCACTGATTTCTCATCTGGCAAGTCGGACA TATCAACAGGCAGCATCACGGATGTGGATCGACGGGCATTG AATGATGGTGGGATCATCCCATCATCCACCACGTATACAGGTGGCCTAGGTTCGGTTGTTGGAGGCCACGGGGGTCATCACGTAAGAAGATCGCTGCCGGACATGGGTGCTGCACCAACCGAACCACCCAAGCTGTATCCCTATCATTTACTTGTTATTACCAACTACAGGTTGCCAGCTGACGTGGATCGTTGCAATCTCGAG cGACATCTCTCCGATGCAGAGTTCGAGGTCATTCTTCAGTGTTCTCGAGCGGAATTCTACAGAATGCCACAGTGGCGCCGCAACGAAATCAAAAGACGTGTTCGGCTATTTTAA
- the Unc-115a gene encoding uncharacterized protein Unc-115a isoform X6 — MGKTFCQSCKKKCSGEVLRVQDKYFHIGCFKCAQCNASLALGGFFTREGSYYCTKDYRERWGTRCAGCGEYVEGDVVTAGEKHAFHPNCFHCQRCRQPLLGQGTKVSLVQGQALCHRCVGIPVREASTPLGNSTSTKSGGHADPGACAGCGNQLREGQALVALDRQWHVWCFKCHSCDTVLHGEYMGKDGVPYCEKDYQKQFGVKCAYCNRYISGKVLQAGDNHHFHPTCARCTKCGDPFGDGEEMYLQGAAIWHPRCGPGPTTGPNGIVNGHDAHTPQHRESERISSSASEMQFSLRSRTPSLNGSLCSPYSSLSRKYYPARTGSPGLILREYGRPVEDVSRIYTYSYLTETPSQGYLRRPIQPYDKPPTSPHFHRPSSSRSIRSSGGRSSRSGMRALVDALSDTRPKSPASQVDNEEPIELAHYPDAMKPPPGAQPPIERDDFPAPPYPYTDPERRRRWSDTYKGVPASDDEDDVVDNKTTTYIKEAEQKLKKEQDELSKIDTGIAKVFLQDREKDRENLRHRAANVDPRNASRTPSAAREPSYRLRYESPVGASPSRNIDHARPWEDDDGFSYRSSGPSYNVGRSSARSPAPRNYPPLGTQRAFTLPNAARHYHSGDYSFSGMGDKTHSTDFSSGKSDISTGSITDVDRRALVCTTAPYYSRRISMNDGGIIPSSTTYTGGLGSVVGGHGGHHVRRSLPDMGAAPTEPPKLYPYHLLVITNYRLPADVDRCNLERHLSDAEFEVILQCSRAEFYRMPQWRRNEIKRRVRLF, encoded by the exons GTAAAACGTTTTGCCAGTCCTGTAAGAAGAAGTGCAGCGGGGAGGTGCTGCGTGTGCAAGACAAATACTTTCACATAGGATGCTTCAAGTGCGCTCAATGCAATGCCAGTTTGGCACTGGGTGGATTTTTCACTCGCGAGGGTTCCTATTACTGCACCAAG gATTATCGGGAACGCTGGGGTACACGATGTGCTGGTTGCGGGGAATATGTAGAGGGTGACGTGGTGACAGCCGGCGAGAAGCACGCTTTTCATCCGAATTGTTTCCATTGTCAGAGATGTCGGCAACCGCTACTTGGACAAGGAACAAAAGTATCTCTTGTTCAAG GTCAAGCTTTGTGTCATCGATGTGTTGGTATCCCAGTTCGCGAGGCCTCCACACCGCTTGGTAATAGCACCAGTACTAAAAGTGGCGGACACGCCGACCCTGGGGCCTGCGCTGGTTGCGGAAACCAATTGAGGGAAGGTCAGGCATTGGTCGCGCTCGATCGTCAATGGCACGTTTGGTGTTTCAAGTGTCATAGCTGCGACACTGTACTCCATGGAGAATACATGGGAAA AGATGGGGTGCCTTACTGCGAGAAAGATTATCAGAAGCAGTTTGGGGTAAAGTGCGCCTACTGCAACCGTTATATCAGTGGCAAGGTTTTACAGGCTGGCGACAACCATCATTTCCATCCGACTTGCGCGCGCTGTACAAAATGTGGCGATCCGTTCGGTGACGGGGAGGAAATGTACCTGCAGGGTGCCGCTATATGGCACCCACGCTGTGGTCCAGGACCTACCACCGGACCTAATGGTATCGTGAATGGACATGATGCTCATACTCCGCAACATCGGGAATCAGAACGGATCTCCAGCAGCGCTTCGGAGATGCAG TTTTCATTGCGGTCACGCACGCCAAGCCTGAACGGATCGCTGTGCAGCCCTTACAGCAGCCTCAGTCGCAAG TATTATCCTGCGCGAACTGGAAGTCCCGGTCTGATCTTGAGGGAATACGGACGACCGGTAGAAGATGTATCTAGGATTTACACTTACTCGTATTTAACTGAAACGCCCAGTCAAGGATATCTGAGACGCCCGATACAGCCATACGATAAACCCCCAACTAGCCCGCATTTTCATAGACCTAGct CATCTCGTTCGATAAGAAGTAGCGGTGGGCGCAGCAGCAGATCAGGAATGAGAGCCTTGGTCGACGCATTGAGCGACACTAGACCTAAGTCGCCAGCAAGTCAGGTGGATAACGAGGAGCCGATAGAATTAGCTCATTACCCGGATGCTATGAAGCCACCTCCAGGTGCTCAACCGCCAATCGAAAGAGACGATTTTCCTGCTCCGCCGTATCCTTATACTGATCCTGAGAGACGTAGACGATGGTCCGATACATATAAG GGAGTACCTGCCTCTGATGATGAGGATGACGTCGTGGATAATAAAACAACAACGTATATCAAAGAGGCGGAGCAAAAACTGAAAAAGGAGCAGGATGAGCTGAGCAAGATCGATACGGGAATAGCTAAAGTATTCTTGCAAGATCGCGAAAAAGATCGAGAAAATTTGAGACACAGAGCTGCGAACGTTGATCCTAGAAATGCCTCAAGGACACCATCTGCCGCCAGAGAACCATCCTATCGATTGCGTTACGAGAGTCCTGTGGGTGCAt CACCTTCGCGAAATATCGACCATGCACGGCCTTGGGAGGATGACGATGGCTTCAGTTATAGATCCAGTGGTCCTAGCTACAACG TTGGGAGGTCATCGGCGCGCTCCCCGGCTCCCAGAAACTATCCACCCCTTGGTACTCAGCGCGCCTTCACTCTTCCAAACGCCGCTAGGCACTATCACTCG GGCGACTATTCGTTCAGCGGGATGGGCGACAAGACTCACAGCACTGATTTCTCATCTGGCAAGTCGGACA TATCAACAGGCAGCATCACGGATGTGGATCGACGGGCATTGGTATGTACCACAGCCCCATACTACTCCCGGCGAATTAGCATG AATGATGGTGGGATCATCCCATCATCCACCACGTATACAGGTGGCCTAGGTTCGGTTGTTGGAGGCCACGGGGGTCATCACGTAAGAAGATCGCTGCCGGACATGGGTGCTGCACCAACCGAACCACCCAAGCTGTATCCCTATCATTTACTTGTTATTACCAACTACAGGTTGCCAGCTGACGTGGATCGTTGCAATCTCGAG cGACATCTCTCCGATGCAGAGTTCGAGGTCATTCTTCAGTGTTCTCGAGCGGAATTCTACAGAATGCCACAGTGGCGCCGCAACGAAATCAAAAGACGTGTTCGGCTATTTTAA
- the Unc-115a gene encoding uncharacterized protein Unc-115a isoform X5, translating to MKSKTSESLIASESKAGIKRDGADEHKQKQLKKGKTFCQSCKKKCSGEVLRVQDKYFHIGCFKCAQCNASLALGGFFTREGSYYCTKDYRERWGTRCAGCGEYVEGDVVTAGEKHAFHPNCFHCQRCRQPLLGQGTKVSLVQGQALCHRCVGIPVREASTPLGNSTSTKSGGHADPGACAGCGNQLREGQALVALDRQWHVWCFKCHSCDTVLHGEYMGKDGVPYCEKDYQKQFGVKCAYCNRYISGKVLQAGDNHHFHPTCARCTKCGDPFGDGEEMYLQGAAIWHPRCGPGPTTGPNGIVNGHDAHTPQHRESERISSSASEMQYYPARTGSPGLILREYGRPVEDVSRIYTYSYLTETPSQGYLRRPIQPYDKPPTSPHFHRPSSSRSIRSSGGRSSRSGMRALVDALSDTRPKSPASQVDNEEPIELAHYPDAMKPPPGAQPPIERDDFPAPPYPYTDPERRRRWSDTYKGVPASDDEDDVVDNKTTTYIKEAEQKLKKEQDELSKIDTGIAKVFLQDREKDRENLRHRAANVDPRNASRTPSAAREPSYRLRYESPVGASPSRNIDHARPWEDDDGFSYRSSGPSYNVGRSSARSPAPRNYPPLGTQRAFTLPNAARHYHSGDYSFSGMGDKTHSTDFSSGKSDISTGSITDVDRRALVCTTAPYYSRRISMNDGGIIPSSTTYTGGLGSVVGGHGGHHVRRSLPDMGAAPTEPPKLYPYHLLVITNYRLPADVDRCNLERHLSDAEFEVILQCSRAEFYRMPQWRRNEIKRRVRLF from the exons GTAAAACGTTTTGCCAGTCCTGTAAGAAGAAGTGCAGCGGGGAGGTGCTGCGTGTGCAAGACAAATACTTTCACATAGGATGCTTCAAGTGCGCTCAATGCAATGCCAGTTTGGCACTGGGTGGATTTTTCACTCGCGAGGGTTCCTATTACTGCACCAAG gATTATCGGGAACGCTGGGGTACACGATGTGCTGGTTGCGGGGAATATGTAGAGGGTGACGTGGTGACAGCCGGCGAGAAGCACGCTTTTCATCCGAATTGTTTCCATTGTCAGAGATGTCGGCAACCGCTACTTGGACAAGGAACAAAAGTATCTCTTGTTCAAG GTCAAGCTTTGTGTCATCGATGTGTTGGTATCCCAGTTCGCGAGGCCTCCACACCGCTTGGTAATAGCACCAGTACTAAAAGTGGCGGACACGCCGACCCTGGGGCCTGCGCTGGTTGCGGAAACCAATTGAGGGAAGGTCAGGCATTGGTCGCGCTCGATCGTCAATGGCACGTTTGGTGTTTCAAGTGTCATAGCTGCGACACTGTACTCCATGGAGAATACATGGGAAA AGATGGGGTGCCTTACTGCGAGAAAGATTATCAGAAGCAGTTTGGGGTAAAGTGCGCCTACTGCAACCGTTATATCAGTGGCAAGGTTTTACAGGCTGGCGACAACCATCATTTCCATCCGACTTGCGCGCGCTGTACAAAATGTGGCGATCCGTTCGGTGACGGGGAGGAAATGTACCTGCAGGGTGCCGCTATATGGCACCCACGCTGTGGTCCAGGACCTACCACCGGACCTAATGGTATCGTGAATGGACATGATGCTCATACTCCGCAACATCGGGAATCAGAACGGATCTCCAGCAGCGCTTCGGAGATGCAG TATTATCCTGCGCGAACTGGAAGTCCCGGTCTGATCTTGAGGGAATACGGACGACCGGTAGAAGATGTATCTAGGATTTACACTTACTCGTATTTAACTGAAACGCCCAGTCAAGGATATCTGAGACGCCCGATACAGCCATACGATAAACCCCCAACTAGCCCGCATTTTCATAGACCTAGct CATCTCGTTCGATAAGAAGTAGCGGTGGGCGCAGCAGCAGATCAGGAATGAGAGCCTTGGTCGACGCATTGAGCGACACTAGACCTAAGTCGCCAGCAAGTCAGGTGGATAACGAGGAGCCGATAGAATTAGCTCATTACCCGGATGCTATGAAGCCACCTCCAGGTGCTCAACCGCCAATCGAAAGAGACGATTTTCCTGCTCCGCCGTATCCTTATACTGATCCTGAGAGACGTAGACGATGGTCCGATACATATAAG GGAGTACCTGCCTCTGATGATGAGGATGACGTCGTGGATAATAAAACAACAACGTATATCAAAGAGGCGGAGCAAAAACTGAAAAAGGAGCAGGATGAGCTGAGCAAGATCGATACGGGAATAGCTAAAGTATTCTTGCAAGATCGCGAAAAAGATCGAGAAAATTTGAGACACAGAGCTGCGAACGTTGATCCTAGAAATGCCTCAAGGACACCATCTGCCGCCAGAGAACCATCCTATCGATTGCGTTACGAGAGTCCTGTGGGTGCAt CACCTTCGCGAAATATCGACCATGCACGGCCTTGGGAGGATGACGATGGCTTCAGTTATAGATCCAGTGGTCCTAGCTACAACG TTGGGAGGTCATCGGCGCGCTCCCCGGCTCCCAGAAACTATCCACCCCTTGGTACTCAGCGCGCCTTCACTCTTCCAAACGCCGCTAGGCACTATCACTCG GGCGACTATTCGTTCAGCGGGATGGGCGACAAGACTCACAGCACTGATTTCTCATCTGGCAAGTCGGACA TATCAACAGGCAGCATCACGGATGTGGATCGACGGGCATTGGTATGTACCACAGCCCCATACTACTCCCGGCGAATTAGCATG AATGATGGTGGGATCATCCCATCATCCACCACGTATACAGGTGGCCTAGGTTCGGTTGTTGGAGGCCACGGGGGTCATCACGTAAGAAGATCGCTGCCGGACATGGGTGCTGCACCAACCGAACCACCCAAGCTGTATCCCTATCATTTACTTGTTATTACCAACTACAGGTTGCCAGCTGACGTGGATCGTTGCAATCTCGAG cGACATCTCTCCGATGCAGAGTTCGAGGTCATTCTTCAGTGTTCTCGAGCGGAATTCTACAGAATGCCACAGTGGCGCCGCAACGAAATCAAAAGACGTGTTCGGCTATTTTAA
- the Unc-115a gene encoding uncharacterized protein Unc-115a isoform X4, with product MKSKTSESLIASESKAGIKRDGADEHKQKQLKKGKTFCQSCKKKCSGEVLRVQDKYFHIGCFKCAQCNASLALGGFFTREGSYYCTKDYRERWGTRCAGCGEYVEGDVVTAGEKHAFHPNCFHCQRCRQPLLGQGTKVSLVQGQALCHRCVGIPVREASTPLGNSTSTKSGGHADPGACAGCGNQLREGQALVALDRQWHVWCFKCHSCDTVLHGEYMGKDGVPYCEKDYQKQFGVKCAYCNRYISGKVLQAGDNHHFHPTCARCTKCGDPFGDGEEMYLQGAAIWHPRCGPGPTTGPNGIVNGHDAHTPQHRESERISSSASEMQFSLRSRTPSLNGSLCSPYSSLSRKYYPARTGSPGLILREYGRPVEDVSRIYTYSYLTETPSQGYLRRPIQPYDKPPTSPHFHRPSSSRSIRSSGGRSSRSGMRALVDALSDTRPKSPASQVDNEEPIELAHYPDAMKPPPGAQPPIERDDFPAPPYPYTDPERRRRWSDTYKGVPASDDEDDVVDNKTTTYIKEAEQKLKKEQDELSKIDTGIAKVFLQDREKDRENLRHRAANVDPRNASRTPSAAREPSYRLRYESPVGASPSRNIDHARPWEDDDGFSYRSSGPSYNVVSSLRHIPKPGYGLAPRSHTFSSTGGSVSALPGDYSFSGMGDKTHSTDFSSGKSDISTGSITDVDRRALNDGGIIPSSTTYTGGLGSVVGGHGGHHVRRSLPDMGAAPTEPPKLYPYHLLVITNYRLPADVDRCNLERHLSDAEFEVILQCSRAEFYRMPQWRRNEIKRRVRLF from the exons GTAAAACGTTTTGCCAGTCCTGTAAGAAGAAGTGCAGCGGGGAGGTGCTGCGTGTGCAAGACAAATACTTTCACATAGGATGCTTCAAGTGCGCTCAATGCAATGCCAGTTTGGCACTGGGTGGATTTTTCACTCGCGAGGGTTCCTATTACTGCACCAAG gATTATCGGGAACGCTGGGGTACACGATGTGCTGGTTGCGGGGAATATGTAGAGGGTGACGTGGTGACAGCCGGCGAGAAGCACGCTTTTCATCCGAATTGTTTCCATTGTCAGAGATGTCGGCAACCGCTACTTGGACAAGGAACAAAAGTATCTCTTGTTCAAG GTCAAGCTTTGTGTCATCGATGTGTTGGTATCCCAGTTCGCGAGGCCTCCACACCGCTTGGTAATAGCACCAGTACTAAAAGTGGCGGACACGCCGACCCTGGGGCCTGCGCTGGTTGCGGAAACCAATTGAGGGAAGGTCAGGCATTGGTCGCGCTCGATCGTCAATGGCACGTTTGGTGTTTCAAGTGTCATAGCTGCGACACTGTACTCCATGGAGAATACATGGGAAA AGATGGGGTGCCTTACTGCGAGAAAGATTATCAGAAGCAGTTTGGGGTAAAGTGCGCCTACTGCAACCGTTATATCAGTGGCAAGGTTTTACAGGCTGGCGACAACCATCATTTCCATCCGACTTGCGCGCGCTGTACAAAATGTGGCGATCCGTTCGGTGACGGGGAGGAAATGTACCTGCAGGGTGCCGCTATATGGCACCCACGCTGTGGTCCAGGACCTACCACCGGACCTAATGGTATCGTGAATGGACATGATGCTCATACTCCGCAACATCGGGAATCAGAACGGATCTCCAGCAGCGCTTCGGAGATGCAG TTTTCATTGCGGTCACGCACGCCAAGCCTGAACGGATCGCTGTGCAGCCCTTACAGCAGCCTCAGTCGCAAG TATTATCCTGCGCGAACTGGAAGTCCCGGTCTGATCTTGAGGGAATACGGACGACCGGTAGAAGATGTATCTAGGATTTACACTTACTCGTATTTAACTGAAACGCCCAGTCAAGGATATCTGAGACGCCCGATACAGCCATACGATAAACCCCCAACTAGCCCGCATTTTCATAGACCTAGct CATCTCGTTCGATAAGAAGTAGCGGTGGGCGCAGCAGCAGATCAGGAATGAGAGCCTTGGTCGACGCATTGAGCGACACTAGACCTAAGTCGCCAGCAAGTCAGGTGGATAACGAGGAGCCGATAGAATTAGCTCATTACCCGGATGCTATGAAGCCACCTCCAGGTGCTCAACCGCCAATCGAAAGAGACGATTTTCCTGCTCCGCCGTATCCTTATACTGATCCTGAGAGACGTAGACGATGGTCCGATACATATAAG GGAGTACCTGCCTCTGATGATGAGGATGACGTCGTGGATAATAAAACAACAACGTATATCAAAGAGGCGGAGCAAAAACTGAAAAAGGAGCAGGATGAGCTGAGCAAGATCGATACGGGAATAGCTAAAGTATTCTTGCAAGATCGCGAAAAAGATCGAGAAAATTTGAGACACAGAGCTGCGAACGTTGATCCTAGAAATGCCTCAAGGACACCATCTGCCGCCAGAGAACCATCCTATCGATTGCGTTACGAGAGTCCTGTGGGTGCAt CACCTTCGCGAAATATCGACCATGCACGGCCTTGGGAGGATGACGATGGCTTCAGTTATAGATCCAGTGGTCCTAGCTACAACG TTGTGAGCTCCCTTCGGCACATCCCGAAGCCGGGGTACGGTCTGGCACCGCGAAGTCACACCTTCTCCTCGACCGGCGGTTCCGTGTCTGCTCTCCCT GGCGACTATTCGTTCAGCGGGATGGGCGACAAGACTCACAGCACTGATTTCTCATCTGGCAAGTCGGACA TATCAACAGGCAGCATCACGGATGTGGATCGACGGGCATTG AATGATGGTGGGATCATCCCATCATCCACCACGTATACAGGTGGCCTAGGTTCGGTTGTTGGAGGCCACGGGGGTCATCACGTAAGAAGATCGCTGCCGGACATGGGTGCTGCACCAACCGAACCACCCAAGCTGTATCCCTATCATTTACTTGTTATTACCAACTACAGGTTGCCAGCTGACGTGGATCGTTGCAATCTCGAG cGACATCTCTCCGATGCAGAGTTCGAGGTCATTCTTCAGTGTTCTCGAGCGGAATTCTACAGAATGCCACAGTGGCGCCGCAACGAAATCAAAAGACGTGTTCGGCTATTTTAA